In one window of Pieris brassicae chromosome 10, ilPieBrab1.1, whole genome shotgun sequence DNA:
- the LOC123715726 gene encoding phosphatidylinositol N-acetylglucosaminyltransferase subunit Q isoform X1: MEYFKVLIPNLPQKGKETLLKGYITQDDKCHSNIYFTESCELQHNLDEKISVDDDTTIFGYFSNEPSQLINKNIKNKICLYDSVNPRVTELVLNGKVIKDCKFIFICYDINKVVNSETLDISCKELMYVRELVDKKSNQPQNIAEYVPKFKIPNMFSSSMFIQHIFNCINLLNWLINTLRKKEKISIKQGNYILALVIDIILGYYILEILFYDRKEIGVLLLGILEKLVNSMYSLLKWLMGAPAGLKLNNAFNKMLGKYFSYHVELWWLFLDVSSERLDLILHIYQYLGYFGLTFQAAIISDMLCVTTFHSYCIYVYAARLFNIQISGLTAMLRLFVGRKYNPLRNCIDSCEYTNQELFVGTVAFTILLLLLPTTLMYYIVFTMFRVLTILAQYVLARLIHFVQTLPLYVIMLWITRSPKLAGEIYIEEQESIESHLMLKIKLFNKPLKKLMNYFKTPVEIPKDVEWTNIISSVFTGKQII, encoded by the exons atggaatattttaaagttcttATTCCTAACTTGCCTCAGAAAGGCAAggaaacattattaaaaggtTATATTACCCAAGACGACAAGTGccattctaatatttatttcacagaGAGTTGTGAATTGCAGCACAATCTAGATGAGAAAATATCAGTTGATGATGACACCACTATCTTTGGCTATTTCAGTAATGAACCATcacaattaattaacaaaaacattaaaaataagatttgttTATATGATTCTGTTAATCCTAGGGTCACTGAATTAGTCTTAAATGGTAAAGTAATTAAAGATtgcaagtttatttttatatgttatgatATTAACAAAGTTGTTAATTCAGAAACATTAGATATATCGTGCAAAGAACTTATGTATGTAAGAGAATTAGTTGATAAAAAAAGCAATCAACCTCAAAATATTGCTGAGTATGtacctaaatttaaaataccaaatatgttttcttcttcaatgtttattcaacatatttttaactgtattaatttattaaattggttaataaatacattgagaaaaaaggaaaaa ATATCAATAAAACAAGGAAATTATATTCTAGCATTAgtaattgatataattttggGTTATTACATCttggaaatattattttatgataggAAAGAAATTGGTGTACTCTTACTTGGAATTTTAGAG aaattggtaaaCTCTATGTATTCACTACTAAAATGGCTAATGGGAGCTCCAGCAGGCTTAAAGTTGAATaatgcatttaataaaatgctgGGTAAATATTTCTCATACCATGTAGAGTTATGGTGGTTGTTTTTGG ATGTATCAAGTGAACGATTGGATTTAATATTGCATATTTATCAATACTTGGGTTACTTTGGACTGACGTTCCAAGCTGCTATTATATCAGATATGTTGTGTGTAACAACATTTCATTCATATTGCATTTATGTTTATGCAGCAAG actATTCAACATACAAATATCAGGCCTCACTGCTATGCTTCGGTTATTTGTTGGACGAAAGTACAATCCATTAAGAAATTGCATAGATTCATGTGAATACACGAATCAGGAGCTATTTGTGGGAACCGTAgcatttactatattattactattgctACCTACAACGCTTATGTACtacatagtttttacaatg TTTCGCGTGCTAACAATATTAGCACAGTATGTCTTGGCTAGACTGATCCACTTCGTGCAAACACTACCGTTATATGTTATTATGTTATGGATAACACGCTCACCTAAATTGGCAG gagaaatatatattgaagaaCAGGAGAGTATCGAGTCGCATTTGATgctaaaaattaaactttttaataaaccgTTGAAAAAGCTCATGAACTATTTTAAGACTCCAGTTGAAATACCGAAGGATGTGGAATGgactaatattatatcaagCGTGTTTACGGGAAAgcaaattatatga
- the LOC123715726 gene encoding phosphatidylinositol N-acetylglucosaminyltransferase subunit Q isoform X2: MISIKQGNYILALVIDIILGYYILEILFYDRKEIGVLLLGILEKLVNSMYSLLKWLMGAPAGLKLNNAFNKMLGKYFSYHVELWWLFLDVSSERLDLILHIYQYLGYFGLTFQAAIISDMLCVTTFHSYCIYVYAARLFNIQISGLTAMLRLFVGRKYNPLRNCIDSCEYTNQELFVGTVAFTILLLLLPTTLMYYIVFTMFRVLTILAQYVLARLIHFVQTLPLYVIMLWITRSPKLAGEIYIEEQESIESHLMLKIKLFNKPLKKLMNYFKTPVEIPKDVEWTNIISSVFTGKQII, encoded by the exons ATG ATATCAATAAAACAAGGAAATTATATTCTAGCATTAgtaattgatataattttggGTTATTACATCttggaaatattattttatgataggAAAGAAATTGGTGTACTCTTACTTGGAATTTTAGAG aaattggtaaaCTCTATGTATTCACTACTAAAATGGCTAATGGGAGCTCCAGCAGGCTTAAAGTTGAATaatgcatttaataaaatgctgGGTAAATATTTCTCATACCATGTAGAGTTATGGTGGTTGTTTTTGG ATGTATCAAGTGAACGATTGGATTTAATATTGCATATTTATCAATACTTGGGTTACTTTGGACTGACGTTCCAAGCTGCTATTATATCAGATATGTTGTGTGTAACAACATTTCATTCATATTGCATTTATGTTTATGCAGCAAG actATTCAACATACAAATATCAGGCCTCACTGCTATGCTTCGGTTATTTGTTGGACGAAAGTACAATCCATTAAGAAATTGCATAGATTCATGTGAATACACGAATCAGGAGCTATTTGTGGGAACCGTAgcatttactatattattactattgctACCTACAACGCTTATGTACtacatagtttttacaatg TTTCGCGTGCTAACAATATTAGCACAGTATGTCTTGGCTAGACTGATCCACTTCGTGCAAACACTACCGTTATATGTTATTATGTTATGGATAACACGCTCACCTAAATTGGCAG gagaaatatatattgaagaaCAGGAGAGTATCGAGTCGCATTTGATgctaaaaattaaactttttaataaaccgTTGAAAAAGCTCATGAACTATTTTAAGACTCCAGTTGAAATACCGAAGGATGTGGAATGgactaatattatatcaagCGTGTTTACGGGAAAgcaaattatatga